In Streptomyces sp. NBC_00414, a single window of DNA contains:
- a CDS encoding tRNA (adenine-N1)-methyltransferase: MSEPTGAARRRGPFKVGDQVQLTDPKGRHYTFTLEAGKNFHTHKGSFPHDELIGAPEGSVVRTTGNVAYLALRPLLPDYVLSMPRGAAVVYPKDAGQILSFADIFPGARVVEAGVGSGSLSTFLLRAVGDQGMLHSYERREDFAEIAQQNVERYFGGPHPAWQLTVGDLQDNLSDTEVDRVVLDMLAPWECLEAVSKALVPGGIVCCYVATTTQLARTVESIREIGCFNEPTAWESMVRNWHIEGLAVRPDHRMIGHTGFLLTARRLADGVEPPMRRRRPSKGAYGDDYTGPNADGGAAGR; encoded by the coding sequence ATGTCCGAACCGACCGGTGCCGCCCGCCGACGCGGGCCCTTCAAGGTCGGGGACCAGGTACAGCTGACCGACCCCAAGGGCCGCCACTACACGTTCACGCTCGAAGCGGGGAAGAACTTCCACACCCACAAGGGTTCCTTCCCGCACGACGAGCTGATCGGCGCACCCGAGGGCAGCGTTGTCCGCACCACGGGGAACGTCGCCTATCTGGCGCTGCGCCCCCTGCTCCCCGACTACGTCCTGTCCATGCCCCGCGGCGCCGCCGTGGTCTACCCCAAGGACGCGGGGCAGATCCTGTCCTTCGCCGACATCTTCCCCGGCGCACGCGTCGTGGAAGCCGGCGTGGGCTCCGGCTCCCTCAGCACCTTCCTGCTCCGCGCCGTCGGCGACCAGGGAATGCTGCACTCGTACGAGCGCCGCGAGGACTTCGCCGAGATCGCCCAGCAGAACGTGGAGCGCTACTTCGGTGGCCCCCACCCCGCCTGGCAGCTCACCGTCGGCGACCTCCAGGACAACCTGTCGGACACCGAGGTGGACCGTGTCGTCCTCGACATGCTGGCCCCCTGGGAGTGCCTGGAGGCCGTCTCCAAGGCGCTCGTCCCCGGCGGCATCGTCTGCTGCTACGTGGCCACCACCACCCAGCTCGCACGGACCGTCGAGTCCATCCGCGAGATCGGCTGCTTCAACGAGCCGACCGCCTGGGAGTCGATGGTCCGCAACTGGCACATCGAGGGCCTGGCCGTCCGCCCCGACCACCGGATGATCGGCCACACCGGCTTCCTGCTCACCGCCCGCCGCCTCGCGGACGGCGTCGAGCCGCCCATGCGCCGCCGCCGCCCCTCCAAGGGCGCGTACGGCGACGACTACACCGGACCGAACGCCGACGGGGGCGCCGCCGGCCGCTGA
- a CDS encoding site-2 protease family protein, protein MDESGGSGQPRSGTDEADEHRTGQPGPGDPATTTARPPSDQQPHEADTAAEPAAPARPEPTDGTEPVRLHKAPGTGSTQAPAPPPAPAEEGPAGHAPGGQPHDTHKPDAHKPDAHQPEVHRSEAHTTPAPGGKKGPAPRRPKEPGGGLLMGRPFGVPVYVAPSWFLVAALITWVFGGQLDRVLPELGMARYLVSLFFAVAFYASVLVHELAHTVAALRFGLPVRRIQLQFFGGVSEIEKESETPGREFVLAFVGPLLSLILSGLFYLALQTVEPGTVPGVLLGGLMISNLIVAAFNLLPGLPLDGGRMLRAVVWKITGKPMSGTVAAAWVGRALAISVLIGLPLLTHSGGLGTDAEDIGGMDTVMDALLAAILAAIIWTGAGNSLRVARLREHLPELRARALTRRAVPVETHTPLSEALRRANEAGARALVVVDADGDPLSLVREAAIVGVPEHRRPWVAVSGLAQDLTDGMRVSAELAGEDLLEVLRATPATEYLVVEDSGEIYGVLSAADVEKAFVKAMARPS, encoded by the coding sequence GTGGACGAGAGCGGCGGGAGCGGGCAGCCGCGATCCGGTACTGACGAGGCGGACGAGCACCGCACGGGTCAGCCGGGACCCGGCGACCCGGCGACCACGACGGCCAGGCCGCCCTCCGACCAGCAGCCGCACGAAGCCGACACCGCGGCGGAACCGGCGGCCCCGGCCCGCCCCGAACCGACGGACGGCACGGAGCCCGTACGCCTCCACAAGGCGCCCGGAACCGGCAGCACCCAGGCCCCGGCTCCGCCCCCGGCTCCGGCGGAAGAGGGACCGGCCGGCCACGCCCCCGGCGGACAGCCGCACGACACCCACAAGCCGGACGCCCACAAGCCGGACGCCCACCAGCCCGAGGTCCACAGGTCCGAGGCCCACACCACCCCGGCGCCCGGCGGCAAGAAGGGCCCCGCCCCCCGCCGCCCCAAGGAACCCGGCGGCGGCCTCCTCATGGGACGCCCCTTCGGCGTACCCGTGTACGTGGCACCCAGCTGGTTCCTCGTCGCCGCACTCATCACCTGGGTCTTCGGCGGCCAGCTCGACCGCGTCCTGCCCGAGCTGGGCATGGCCCGCTACCTCGTCTCGCTCTTCTTCGCCGTCGCCTTCTACGCCTCCGTACTCGTCCACGAACTGGCGCACACGGTCGCGGCCCTGCGCTTCGGGCTCCCCGTGCGCCGGATCCAGCTGCAGTTCTTCGGCGGCGTCTCCGAGATCGAGAAGGAATCCGAGACACCCGGACGCGAGTTCGTCCTCGCCTTCGTCGGCCCACTGCTCTCGCTCATCCTCAGCGGCCTCTTCTACCTCGCCCTCCAGACCGTCGAACCCGGCACCGTCCCCGGCGTCCTCCTGGGCGGCCTGATGATCTCCAACCTGATCGTCGCCGCGTTCAACCTGCTCCCCGGCCTGCCCCTCGACGGGGGCCGCATGCTCAGGGCCGTCGTCTGGAAGATCACCGGCAAACCGATGAGCGGCACCGTCGCCGCCGCCTGGGTCGGCCGCGCCCTCGCGATCTCCGTACTCATCGGACTGCCCCTGCTCACCCACTCCGGCGGCCTCGGCACCGACGCCGAGGACATCGGCGGCATGGACACCGTCATGGACGCCCTGCTCGCCGCGATCCTCGCCGCGATCATCTGGACCGGCGCCGGGAACAGCCTGCGCGTGGCCCGTCTGCGGGAACACCTGCCCGAGCTGAGAGCCCGCGCCCTCACCCGGCGCGCGGTCCCCGTCGAGACCCACACCCCGCTCTCCGAAGCACTGCGCCGCGCCAACGAGGCCGGCGCCCGCGCCCTGGTCGTGGTGGACGCCGACGGCGACCCCCTCTCGCTCGTCCGCGAGGCCGCCATCGTGGGCGTACCGGAACACCGCCGCCCCTGGGTCGCCGTCAGCGGCCTCGCCCAGGACCTGACGGACGGCATGCGCGTCTCCGCCGAACTGGCCGGCGAGGACCTCCTGGAAGTACTGCGCGCGACCCCGGCGACCGAATACCTCGTGGTGGAGGACTCCGGCGAGATCTACGGAGTCCTCTCGGCGGCGGACGTCGAGAAGGCCTTCGTCAAGGCAATGGCCCGCCCGAGCTGA
- a CDS encoding ABC transporter substrate-binding protein yields MNRKPLVLPAAIGLLASVLAACGGSDSGGDGGDAIVVGTTDRFSASKETPAPFDPAYAYDVGAWNVLRQTVQTLMAMPNGGGDPTPEAAEECGFTDSGNERYTCTLRKDLKFSNGDPVTAEDVKFSIDRALQIKADTEVYALLSTVDTVETKGDREVIFHLKSADATFPFKLTTPVAGIVNPKDYAKNKLRNGLDVSGSGPYSLKAETKGDDVTKVVFTKNPYYQGISDIKNDKVELRSFEDADAMGAAIDKGDIDMMTRTMSPAQIKKLQNAKDSDIDVIEQPGLEIRYIGFDVEKPTLKDKAVRQAVAHVVNRGELTSKVYGSGADPLYSMVPATVTGHANSFFNEYGEPSVAKAKALLTAANITTPVKFTMNYTTDHYGSATKTEFETLQKQLNETGLFDVDIKGEKWDTYRPKQREGKFAVYGMGWFPDFPDAETFLTPFLDKDNTIASPYVNKRIRENLIPESRREADRLTASKSIEEIQSIVADDVPLLPLWQGKQYVAVRDDITGAEYAINSSATLQLWELGRGVGSN; encoded by the coding sequence ATGAACCGTAAGCCTTTGGTGCTGCCGGCCGCGATCGGTCTGCTCGCCTCTGTCCTCGCCGCGTGCGGCGGCTCCGACAGTGGGGGCGACGGCGGCGACGCGATCGTCGTCGGTACCACCGACCGGTTCTCTGCCTCGAAGGAGACACCGGCCCCGTTCGACCCGGCCTACGCGTACGACGTCGGCGCCTGGAACGTCCTGCGCCAGACCGTCCAGACGCTGATGGCCATGCCCAACGGCGGCGGTGACCCGACTCCGGAGGCCGCCGAGGAGTGCGGATTCACCGACTCCGGCAACGAGCGGTACACCTGCACGCTGCGCAAGGACCTCAAGTTCTCCAACGGCGACCCGGTCACCGCCGAGGACGTGAAGTTCTCCATCGACCGCGCGCTGCAGATCAAGGCCGACACGGAGGTCTACGCCCTGCTGTCGACCGTCGACACCGTCGAGACCAAGGGCGACCGCGAGGTGATCTTCCACCTCAAGAGCGCCGACGCCACCTTCCCGTTCAAGCTGACCACGCCGGTCGCGGGCATCGTGAACCCCAAGGACTACGCCAAGAACAAGCTGCGGAACGGCCTCGATGTCAGCGGCTCCGGCCCGTACAGCCTCAAGGCCGAGACCAAGGGCGACGACGTCACCAAGGTCGTCTTCACCAAGAACCCCTACTACCAGGGGATCTCGGACATCAAGAACGACAAGGTCGAGCTGCGGTCCTTCGAGGACGCGGACGCCATGGGCGCCGCGATCGACAAGGGCGACATCGACATGATGACCCGCACCATGTCGCCTGCCCAGATCAAGAAGCTGCAGAACGCCAAGGACAGCGACATCGACGTGATCGAGCAGCCCGGGCTGGAGATCCGTTACATCGGCTTCGACGTCGAGAAGCCGACGCTGAAGGACAAGGCGGTCCGCCAGGCGGTCGCCCACGTCGTCAACCGCGGCGAACTGACCTCCAAGGTGTACGGCTCGGGCGCCGACCCGCTGTACTCGATGGTCCCGGCCACCGTCACCGGCCACGCCAACTCGTTCTTCAACGAGTACGGCGAGCCGAGCGTCGCCAAGGCCAAGGCGCTCCTCACCGCGGCGAACATCACGACGCCGGTGAAGTTCACGATGAACTACACGACGGACCACTACGGCTCCGCCACCAAGACCGAGTTCGAGACGCTGCAGAAGCAGCTCAACGAAACGGGCCTCTTCGACGTCGACATCAAGGGCGAGAAGTGGGACACCTACCGCCCCAAGCAGCGTGAGGGCAAGTTCGCCGTCTACGGCATGGGCTGGTTCCCCGACTTCCCGGACGCGGAGACCTTCCTGACGCCGTTCCTGGACAAGGACAACACCATCGCGTCGCCGTACGTGAACAAGCGCATCCGGGAGAACCTGATCCCGGAGTCCCGCCGCGAGGCCGACCGGCTCACCGCCTCGAAGAGCATCGAGGAGATCCAGAGCATCGTCGCCGACGACGTCCCGCTGCTGCCGCTGTGGCAGGGCAAGCAGTATGTCGCCGTACGGGACGACATCACCGGCGCCGAGTACGCGATCAACTCCTCGGCGACCCTGCAGCTGTGGGAGCTGGGCCGCGGAGTGGGCAGCAACTGA
- a CDS encoding response regulator, giving the protein MAIRVLLVDDQPLLRTGFRMILEAEQDIAVVGEAGDGLQAIDQVRALQPDVVLMDIRMPRMDGVEATRQITGPGRDGPAKVLVLTTFDLDEYVVEALRAGASGFLLKDAPANELVQAIRVVAAGEAMLAPSITRRLLDKYAGHLPSGDEPVPDTLHTLTEREVEVLKLVARGLSNAEIAADLFVSETTVKTHVGHVLTKLGLRDRVQAAVYAYESGLVRPGAQ; this is encoded by the coding sequence GTGGCCATCCGCGTCCTACTCGTCGACGACCAGCCGCTGTTGCGCACCGGTTTCCGGATGATCCTGGAGGCGGAGCAGGACATTGCGGTCGTCGGCGAGGCCGGTGACGGTCTCCAGGCGATCGATCAGGTCCGTGCCCTGCAGCCCGATGTGGTGCTGATGGACATCCGTATGCCGAGGATGGACGGTGTCGAGGCGACCCGGCAGATCACCGGCCCCGGCCGGGACGGTCCGGCGAAGGTGCTGGTCCTGACGACCTTCGACCTCGACGAGTACGTGGTGGAGGCCCTGCGTGCCGGGGCCAGTGGTTTCCTCCTGAAGGACGCCCCGGCCAACGAGTTGGTGCAGGCGATCCGGGTGGTGGCCGCGGGCGAGGCCATGCTGGCGCCGAGCATCACCCGTCGGCTGCTCGACAAGTACGCGGGCCATCTGCCCTCGGGCGACGAGCCGGTGCCCGACACCCTGCACACGCTGACCGAGCGTGAGGTCGAGGTGCTGAAGCTGGTGGCCCGCGGGTTGTCGAACGCGGAGATCGCGGCGGACCTGTTCGTCAGCGAGACCACGGTGAAGACGCACGTGGGCCACGTCCTGACGAAACTGGGGCTGCGGGACCGCGTGCAGGCCGCGGTGTACGCGTACGAGAGTGGTCTGGTGCGCCCCGGCGCGCAGTGA
- a CDS encoding RecB family exonuclease, which yields METSTDGVARPGSEAVPADDAVQPSDVVAAPPVTSPAGQPGAALPRPADPAAERAGAAVEPAVAPAADGAEGGSSGRIRVAVAPASLSPSRAGDFMQCPLLYRFRVIDKLPEKPSEAATRGTLVHAVLERLFDSPATERTAPRAKSLIPGQWDRLREAKPELAELFTDSDEEAAGEKLARWLGEAERLVERWFTLEDPTRLEPAERELFVEAQLDSGLKLRGIIDRVDVAPSGEVRIVDYKTGKAPRPEYAEGALFQMKFYALVVWRLKQVVPRRLQLVYLGSGDVLTYDPVPADLERVERKLHSLWEAIRLATETGDWRPRPTKLCGWCDHQAVCPEFGGTPPPYPLPVREPGSGEA from the coding sequence ATGGAAACCAGCACCGACGGCGTTGCCCGGCCCGGCTCCGAGGCCGTACCGGCGGACGACGCGGTCCAGCCGTCCGACGTCGTGGCCGCGCCGCCCGTGACCTCTCCGGCCGGGCAGCCAGGGGCCGCGCTGCCCCGGCCCGCCGACCCGGCGGCCGAGCGGGCGGGGGCCGCCGTCGAGCCCGCGGTCGCCCCGGCGGCCGACGGCGCCGAGGGAGGTTCGTCGGGCCGGATCAGGGTTGCCGTGGCTCCGGCCTCGTTGTCGCCCTCACGGGCCGGGGACTTCATGCAGTGTCCGTTGCTGTACCGGTTCCGGGTGATCGACAAGCTGCCCGAGAAGCCGAGCGAGGCGGCGACGCGCGGGACGCTGGTGCACGCGGTCCTTGAGCGGCTCTTCGACTCCCCCGCCACCGAGCGGACCGCGCCGCGCGCCAAGTCGCTGATCCCCGGTCAGTGGGACCGGCTGCGGGAGGCGAAGCCCGAGCTGGCCGAGCTGTTCACGGACTCGGACGAGGAGGCCGCGGGCGAGAAGCTGGCGCGCTGGCTCGGCGAGGCGGAGCGGCTGGTCGAGCGCTGGTTCACCCTGGAGGACCCGACCCGTCTCGAACCGGCCGAGCGTGAGCTGTTCGTGGAGGCGCAGCTCGACTCGGGCCTGAAGCTGCGGGGCATCATCGACCGTGTCGACGTGGCGCCCTCCGGCGAGGTGCGGATCGTCGACTACAAGACGGGCAAGGCCCCGCGTCCGGAGTACGCGGAGGGCGCCCTGTTCCAGATGAAGTTCTACGCCCTGGTGGTGTGGCGGCTGAAACAGGTCGTCCCGCGCCGACTCCAGCTCGTCTACCTGGGCAGCGGCGACGTGCTGACGTACGACCCGGTGCCGGCCGATCTGGAGCGGGTGGAGCGCAAGTTGCACTCGCTGTGGGAGGCGATCCGGCTCGCCACGGAGACCGGTGACTGGCGCCCGCGGCCCACCAAGCTCTGCGGCTGGTGCGATCACCAGGCGGTCTGTCCGGAATTCGGCGGTACTCCCCCGCCGTACCCGCTGCCGGTGCGGGAGCCCGGGTCCGGCGAGGCCTGA
- a CDS encoding HAD family phosphatase, translating into MTSTVPPPGTRTAESSTLQAVLLDMDGTLVDTEGFWWDAEVEVFAQLGHRLDDSWRHVVVGGPMTRSAAFLIEATGATITLSELTVLLNDGFENRIARSLPLMPGAARLLAELAAHGVPTALVSASHRRIIDRVLLSLGAQNFALTVAGDEVERTKPFPDPYLIAAAGLGADPARCAVIEDTATGVAAAEAAGCHVVAVPSVAPIAPATGRTVVQSLEQVDLTFLRGLMTEKR; encoded by the coding sequence ATGACCAGTACGGTCCCCCCACCAGGCACCCGGACGGCCGAAAGCTCCACGCTCCAGGCCGTACTCCTCGACATGGACGGCACCCTGGTGGACACCGAGGGCTTCTGGTGGGACGCCGAGGTCGAGGTGTTCGCCCAGCTCGGCCACCGGCTGGACGATTCCTGGCGCCACGTGGTGGTGGGCGGCCCCATGACCCGCAGCGCCGCCTTCCTCATCGAGGCCACCGGCGCCACGATCACCCTGTCCGAGCTCACGGTGCTGCTGAACGACGGGTTCGAGAACCGCATCGCCCGGAGCCTGCCGCTGATGCCGGGCGCCGCGAGACTCCTGGCAGAGCTCGCCGCACACGGCGTCCCCACCGCGCTGGTCTCCGCCTCCCACCGCCGCATCATCGACCGCGTCCTGCTCTCGCTCGGCGCCCAGAACTTCGCCCTGACCGTCGCAGGCGACGAGGTGGAACGCACCAAGCCCTTCCCCGACCCGTATCTGATCGCGGCCGCCGGACTCGGCGCGGATCCGGCCAGGTGCGCGGTCATCGAGGACACCGCGACGGGCGTGGCCGCGGCCGAGGCGGCGGGCTGCCACGTCGTGGCCGTACCCTCCGTGGCCCCGATCGCACCGGCAACGGGGAGGACCGTCGTTCAGTCCCTCGAACAGGTCGACCTGACTTTTCTGCGAGGGCTGATGACGGAAAAGCGCTAA